One Desulfonatronum thiodismutans genomic region harbors:
- a CDS encoding pentapeptide repeat-containing protein, which translates to MNTWSRKIWAITALAALVCLLAMGQAGAWVEEDLAKLLNMKECEECDLSGADLSGTNLHYAKLSRANLSGANLSRAKLYRANLYNADLSGADLGSAELINASLLAANLRDAKNVDSANFANADLSAATWTDGRRCKPKSMGECK; encoded by the coding sequence ATGAATACGTGGAGCAGAAAGATTTGGGCAATAACGGCACTGGCGGCATTGGTCTGTCTGCTGGCCATGGGCCAGGCCGGGGCGTGGGTCGAAGAGGATCTGGCAAAGTTGCTGAACATGAAGGAGTGCGAGGAGTGCGACCTGTCCGGAGCTGACCTGTCTGGCACGAACTTGCACTACGCCAAGCTTTCCCGGGCCAATCTGTCCGGGGCGAACCTGTCCCGCGCCAAACTCTACCGCGCCAATCTGTATAACGCCGACCTGAGCGGAGCTGATCTCGGAAGTGCGGAGCTGATCAACGCAAGCCTGCTCGCCGCAAACCTGCGGGACGCAAAAAACGTGGACAGCGCGAATTTCGCGAATGCCGACCTGAGCGCAGCCACATGGACGGACGGCAGACGATGCAAGCCAAAGTCTATGGGTGAATGCAAGTGA
- a CDS encoding pentapeptide repeat-containing protein, translated as MNIWSRKIWAITAMAALGCLLTIGTAGAWKQEDLDKLLDTNAGSGCDLSGALLYGADLSGADLAGANLFGAQLPGANLSGANLTRANLHQANLDGANLSGANLTGANLVWATWTDGRQCANESIGECK; from the coding sequence ATGAATATCTGGAGCAGAAAAATTTGGGCAATAACGGCAATGGCGGCGCTGGGTTGCCTGTTGACCATCGGGACGGCCGGGGCGTGGAAGCAAGAGGATCTGGACAAGCTGCTGGACACGAATGCGGGCAGTGGCTGCGACCTGTCCGGAGCATTGCTGTATGGGGCGGATTTGTCCGGGGCGGATTTGGCGGGGGCCAATTTGTTCGGGGCGCAGTTGCCTGGGGCAAACCTCTCCGGGGCCAACCTGACCCGCGCAAATCTGCATCAGGCCAATCTGGACGGCGCAAACCTCTCCGGAGCCAACCTGACCGGCGCAAACCTGGTGTGGGCCACGTGGACCGACGGCAGACAGTGCGCCAATGAGTCCATCGGCGAGTGCAAGTGA
- a CDS encoding cupin domain-containing protein: protein MRLRLTSLFVIVWFAFLGLGSVAAKATGVLVRELARTEASWDGALLPSYPEGQPEIRILSITIPPGTKLPVHQHPVINAGILLSGHLRVHTLDGQVLDLKAGEAIVEVVDTWHWGESVGDEPAHIVVFYAGTADLPITQTRE, encoded by the coding sequence ATGCGACTTCGTTTGACCAGTTTATTCGTCATCGTTTGGTTTGCCTTCCTTGGCCTTGGCTCCGTCGCCGCCAAAGCCACGGGCGTTCTGGTCCGTGAACTGGCCAGGACGGAAGCGAGCTGGGATGGAGCATTGCTGCCGTCCTATCCGGAAGGACAGCCGGAGATCCGTATTCTGAGCATCACAATTCCGCCTGGAACAAAGCTGCCCGTGCACCAGCACCCGGTCATCAACGCGGGCATCCTGCTCAGCGGTCACTTGCGGGTACATACCCTGGACGGCCAAGTCCTGGACTTGAAAGCCGGGGAGGCCATTGTCGAAGTGGTCGACACCTGGCACTGGGGCGAAAGCGTGGGCGACGAACCCGCGCACATCGTGGTCTTCTATGCCGGGACAGCGGACCTGCCCATCACCCAAACACGGGAATAG
- a CDS encoding MBL fold metallo-hydrolase, whose amino-acid sequence MMRICFLGVGEAFDELYPNTSLLVSFPNPDGDAHVLLDCGFTAPAAYYRHAPDDARTCSALDAVWISHFHGDHFLGLPLLLLRFWEEGRTLPLTIVGQAGVEEKVWAAFELAYPGFRPRLQFPVCFLEAVPGEVIHVAGARWSFALGDHSAVTPCLAVRLDRDGQSVVYSGDGRPSPATAELAQGVDLLVHEAYGLDPDTPGHGGVPGCLKLARDVRARNLALVHVNRRVRQESAGVIRAMLAQAMGGHGVLPEPGDVITLERALDHG is encoded by the coding sequence ATGATGCGGATCTGTTTTCTCGGCGTCGGCGAGGCATTTGACGAGCTCTACCCAAACACCTCCCTGCTGGTTTCCTTTCCCAATCCGGACGGCGATGCGCATGTGCTGCTGGATTGCGGGTTCACGGCCCCGGCGGCCTACTACCGCCATGCTCCGGATGACGCGCGGACATGTTCCGCCCTCGACGCCGTCTGGATCTCTCATTTTCATGGAGACCATTTTCTGGGCCTGCCGCTGCTCTTGCTGCGTTTCTGGGAAGAGGGACGGACCCTGCCCCTGACCATCGTCGGTCAGGCCGGGGTTGAGGAAAAGGTATGGGCCGCCTTTGAGTTGGCTTACCCAGGATTCCGGCCTCGCCTGCAATTTCCCGTGTGCTTCCTGGAGGCGGTCCCCGGCGAGGTGATCCATGTCGCCGGGGCGCGGTGGAGTTTCGCGCTGGGCGATCACAGTGCCGTGACGCCGTGTCTGGCCGTGCGGCTGGATCGGGACGGACAATCGGTGGTTTACAGCGGGGACGGTCGGCCCAGCCCGGCCACGGCGGAGCTGGCCCAGGGCGTGGACCTGCTCGTCCACGAAGCCTATGGTCTGGACCCAGACACCCCAGGACATGGCGGGGTTCCCGGTTGCCTGAAGCTGGCCCGCGACGTCCGGGCCCGCAATCTGGCCTTGGTGCACGTCAACCGCCGGGTACGGCAAGAAAGCGCGGGAGTCATCCGGGCCATGCTTGCCCAGGCCATGGGCGGGCACGGTGTCCTGCCCGAGCCCGGCGACGTGATCACGCTGGAGCGCGCCTTGGACCATGGCTGA
- a CDS encoding sigma-54 interaction domain-containing protein, whose product MNTTEDDHESLSPRLEQLLTIMEHICNDLAWGRYDRAGELFELTRNAEYPSPVAKLAESFGLMLVKVEAREYRLEGMVAELRRVGDELRDARRRLLLENQGLKQGLVERYSAKRIVGQSPPMRTVLGQVERIADTSISVLITGETGTGKELLAKALHYNSPRKAGPFIALNCSAVPETLFERELFGIEKGVATGVLMHRGLLEQAQGGTLLLDEIADMPLSCQGKLLRVLEERELTRVGGTRVLQLDVRILAATNKDMTLAVQSGAFRGDLFFRLNVMSLHLPPLRERREDIVPLTRHFLDLHSRSMGRDQPRLAKSALEALASYDWPGNVRELSNEMERLVALSFVDEIHIEDLSPGIRGNQEREPAATTSVALDLGQVRARPSKSPELAEPPAAPEPAGSTCIPSREASSVPPIVTVPVSLLATEKMLILNALRSTQGNKTQAAKVLGISREGLRKKLKRLGITE is encoded by the coding sequence ATGAACACCACCGAAGACGACCACGAATCGCTTTCTCCGCGGCTGGAGCAGCTTCTGACCATCATGGAGCATATCTGCAATGATTTGGCCTGGGGGCGGTATGACCGGGCCGGGGAGCTGTTCGAGCTGACCCGGAACGCGGAGTACCCTTCACCGGTGGCCAAGCTGGCCGAGTCCTTCGGTCTGATGCTGGTCAAGGTGGAGGCCCGGGAGTACCGACTGGAGGGGATGGTCGCGGAGCTGCGGCGGGTCGGCGACGAACTGCGTGATGCCAGGCGGCGGCTGCTGCTAGAGAACCAGGGGCTGAAGCAGGGCTTGGTTGAGCGGTATTCCGCCAAAAGGATCGTGGGTCAAAGCCCGCCCATGCGGACTGTTCTGGGTCAGGTGGAGCGCATCGCGGATACCTCCATCAGCGTCCTGATCACCGGCGAAACCGGCACGGGCAAGGAACTGCTGGCCAAGGCCCTGCATTACAATTCCCCGCGCAAGGCCGGTCCGTTCATTGCCCTGAACTGCTCGGCCGTGCCGGAAACCTTGTTCGAGCGGGAACTGTTCGGCATCGAGAAGGGCGTGGCCACCGGGGTGCTGATGCACCGCGGCCTGCTGGAGCAGGCCCAGGGCGGAACCCTGCTGCTGGATGAAATCGCGGACATGCCCTTGTCCTGCCAGGGCAAGCTGCTCCGCGTTCTGGAAGAGCGGGAACTGACACGGGTGGGGGGTACGCGGGTTCTGCAACTGGATGTCCGGATTCTTGCCGCAACGAACAAGGACATGACCCTGGCCGTCCAGAGCGGCGCGTTTCGCGGTGATCTGTTCTTCCGGCTGAACGTGATGTCGCTGCATTTGCCGCCACTGCGCGAGCGCCGGGAAGACATCGTGCCGCTTACGCGGCACTTTCTGGATCTGCACTCCCGGAGCATGGGCCGGGATCAGCCTCGCCTGGCCAAGTCCGCCCTGGAGGCTCTGGCGAGTTATGATTGGCCGGGAAATGTTCGCGAGCTGAGCAACGAAATGGAACGCCTGGTGGCGCTGTCTTTTGTCGACGAAATACACATCGAGGATCTGTCGCCCGGAATCCGCGGCAATCAGGAGCGTGAACCAGCGGCGACCACGAGCGTCGCTTTGGACCTGGGCCAAGTCCGGGCTCGTCCCTCGAAATCGCCCGAATTGGCCGAGCCGCCTGCAGCTCCCGAACCGGCCGGATCGACTTGCATTCCTTCCCGCGAAGCTAGTTCGGTTCCCCCCATTGTCACGGTCCCCGTGAGTTTGCTCGCAACCGAAAAAATGCTCATCCTGAACGCCTTGCGCTCCACGCAAGGCAACAAGACCCAGGCCGCCAAAGTGCTGGGCATAAGTCGCGAGGGGCTGCGCAAGAAGCTGAAACGTTTGGGCATCACGGAATGA
- a CDS encoding type II toxin-antitoxin system Phd/YefM family antitoxin, whose protein sequence is MTSLEKEMSYEDTISVTSHGKEVFAILRWETYESIAETLEILSDPEGYGDLKTGILQARQGKLIDFEEFKKGFDV, encoded by the coding sequence ATGACGTCATTGGAAAAAGAGATGTCTTATGAAGATACGATCTCCGTCACCAGTCACGGGAAGGAAGTCTTTGCCATTCTTCGGTGGGAAACCTACGAAAGCATTGCGGAGACGTTGGAAATCCTTTCCGACCCGGAAGGATACGGCGACCTGAAAACAGGTATACTCCAGGCGCGACAAGGGAAGTTGATCGACTTCGAAGAGTTCAAAAAGGGCTTCGATGTATAG
- a CDS encoding Lcl domain-containing protein produces MQRNIKTHTTIVAITLTLCLVGMVMTSSAFAQGCVNNGDGTLTDAKNRIMVRESCWPDNWESCMQVTSSLVIAGYSDWRVPSNDDYYALVKSPCLKEYPLNESGWTWSSTTDPHDDTYAYTINLKSPAAMPIEHKKDTNECIAIRKF; encoded by the coding sequence ATGCAGCGCAACATCAAAACACACACGACAATCGTGGCCATCACATTGACGCTCTGCCTGGTCGGGATGGTCATGACCAGCTCGGCTTTCGCCCAGGGGTGCGTGAATAATGGAGATGGGACACTGACGGATGCAAAAAACAGGATCATGGTTCGGGAATCGTGCTGGCCGGATAATTGGGAAAGCTGCATGCAAGTTACTTCCAGCCTGGTTATTGCTGGGTATAGCGACTGGCGAGTCCCAAGCAATGATGATTACTATGCCCTGGTTAAATCTCCCTGCTTAAAAGAGTATCCATTGAATGAGTCAGGATGGACATGGTCATCGACTACAGACCCTCATGATGATACTTATGCATATACAATAAATCTTAAGAGTCCTGCAGCTATGCCGATTGAACATAAAAAAGATACTAATGAATGCATAGCCATTCGTAAGTTTTGA
- the brnA gene encoding type II toxin-antitoxin system BrnA family antitoxin encodes MKAKDFDKKFDEGRQDIIDNLDLSTARRVNLEQKRINVDFPAWVVESLDREAARIGVTRQSIIKVWLVERLQAEVANKSLNDDAASGAH; translated from the coding sequence ATGAAGGCTAAAGATTTCGACAAGAAGTTTGATGAAGGCCGGCAAGACATTATTGATAATCTAGACCTATCCACGGCGCGCCGGGTCAATCTTGAGCAAAAACGAATAAACGTTGACTTTCCGGCTTGGGTGGTTGAGTCGCTGGATCGTGAGGCAGCCCGAATTGGAGTCACGCGGCAATCAATTATCAAAGTCTGGCTGGTTGAACGCTTGCAGGCCGAGGTTGCGAACAAGTCACTGAATGATGATGCCGCAAGCGGCGCACATTAG
- a CDS encoding BrnT family toxin — protein MGKFEFDDDKSKANLKKHGIDFSEAQALWNDPRLLEIQAKSEDEPRFLVIGCIGSRHWSAVVTYRNGAIRLISVRRSRKREVEIYEG, from the coding sequence ATGGGCAAGTTTGAATTCGATGACGACAAAAGCAAGGCTAACCTGAAAAAGCACGGAATCGATTTTTCAGAAGCCCAGGCCCTATGGAATGATCCGAGACTTTTGGAGATCCAAGCCAAATCGGAAGACGAACCTCGGTTTCTGGTTATAGGTTGCATAGGCTCAAGGCATTGGTCTGCCGTCGTCACCTACCGAAACGGAGCAATTCGCCTCATTTCTGTAAGACGATCCCGCAAAAGAGAGGTGGAGATTTATGAAGGCTAA
- the hsdR gene encoding EcoAI/FtnUII family type I restriction enzme subunit R — protein MNKNNLSERDICTKFITPAIQAAGWQQHQFREEVKLTKGRVIVRGQIATRIQNPNATGGPKRADYVFYGLPNLPLAVLEAKRSIYEIGHGLQQALAYAEMLDAPFAISSNGDGFLIHDRTGITQPISREVGLDHFPTYDEMWAIYQQWKQLTKPEELSLIAQPYHTDSTDKEAHYYQKVAINRTVQAIAQGIRRILLVMATGTGKTYTAFQIIWRLWKSKTKKRILFLADRNILVDQTIQQDFAPFGENMHKITNREVKRNYEIYLCLYQAVTGKEEWKQIYKQFPADFFDLVVIDECHRGSADEDSAWREILDYFTSATHIGLTATPTETKDISNEHYFGKPLYTYSLRQGISDGFLAPYKVIRVVTDVDALGYTPEKGKKDKQGQVVEQRQYNTKDYDRNLILTKRTAFVARRVWEYLQATDPMSKTIVFCDDQPHAERMRQELVKLIPEAASNRRYVVRITGDDTEGKAQLSYFIDNDEPFPVIATTSKLLATGVDAKTCKLIVLDQNIESMTQFKQIIGRGTRIREDYGKLFFTIMDFKGATRLFQDKNFDGEPVMIYEPKPDEPIIPPDDGDTGSGVAREDPPPYGPDGSDDAVEGDEDEGEGTDGGTTGGRVRYVLDDVAVGPGVERASYLDEHGKLITEDYRVYLKGDIQKALRRQFTSLDDFLIRWHEAERKQAVIDELKEHGIPLFILAQAVPNGAELDVFDLVAHVAFDAKPLTRKERAEKVKKRNYFAKYGDQARAVLEALLEKYADHGIADLEDPVILELPPFSELGSKTHIRRGIFGSNEAYSKAITELEHALYEGQAA, from the coding sequence ATGAACAAAAACAATCTCAGCGAGCGCGACATCTGCACCAAATTTATCACCCCTGCCATTCAGGCTGCGGGGTGGCAGCAGCATCAGTTTCGTGAAGAGGTAAAATTGACGAAAGGGCGTGTCATTGTTCGCGGCCAGATAGCCACACGCATTCAAAACCCGAACGCCACAGGCGGCCCGAAGCGTGCCGATTATGTTTTCTATGGCTTGCCGAATCTCCCTCTCGCCGTCTTGGAGGCCAAGCGGAGCATTTACGAGATCGGCCACGGATTACAGCAGGCCCTTGCCTATGCCGAAATGCTGGATGCTCCCTTTGCCATCAGCTCCAATGGCGACGGCTTTCTCATCCATGACCGTACCGGCATCACTCAGCCGATTTCTCGGGAAGTGGGCCTCGACCATTTTCCCACTTATGACGAGATGTGGGCCATCTATCAGCAGTGGAAGCAGCTCACCAAACCTGAGGAGCTCAGCCTCATCGCCCAGCCCTACCACACCGACTCCACCGATAAGGAGGCGCACTACTACCAGAAGGTCGCCATCAACCGCACCGTTCAGGCTATCGCTCAGGGCATTCGGCGCATCCTCCTCGTCATGGCGACGGGCACCGGCAAAACCTACACCGCCTTTCAAATTATTTGGCGGCTTTGGAAGTCGAAGACCAAAAAACGCATCCTTTTCCTTGCCGACCGCAACATCTTGGTCGATCAGACCATTCAGCAGGACTTCGCCCCGTTCGGTGAGAACATGCACAAGATCACCAACCGCGAGGTGAAGAGGAACTATGAGATCTATCTCTGCCTGTACCAAGCTGTGACGGGAAAGGAGGAATGGAAGCAGATATACAAGCAGTTCCCCGCCGATTTCTTCGACCTGGTGGTCATCGACGAATGCCATCGCGGCAGCGCGGATGAAGATTCCGCTTGGCGGGAAATCCTCGACTATTTCACGTCCGCGACCCACATCGGACTCACCGCCACGCCAACGGAGACCAAAGACATCTCCAACGAGCACTACTTCGGCAAGCCGCTCTATACCTATTCCCTTCGGCAGGGCATCAGCGACGGCTTCCTCGCTCCCTACAAAGTCATTCGCGTCGTCACCGATGTCGATGCGCTCGGCTACACGCCGGAGAAAGGCAAGAAGGACAAGCAGGGCCAAGTCGTCGAGCAGCGGCAATACAACACCAAGGACTACGACCGGAACCTCATCCTCACGAAGCGCACCGCGTTCGTCGCCCGCCGCGTGTGGGAGTATCTCCAGGCCACCGACCCCATGTCGAAGACCATTGTCTTCTGCGACGATCAGCCGCATGCTGAACGGATGCGCCAAGAGTTGGTGAAGCTTATCCCCGAAGCCGCCAGCAACCGCCGCTACGTCGTCCGCATCACCGGCGACGATACTGAGGGCAAGGCCCAGCTCTCCTACTTTATCGACAACGACGAACCCTTCCCCGTCATCGCCACCACCTCGAAGCTTCTCGCCACCGGCGTCGATGCCAAGACCTGCAAGCTCATCGTCCTCGATCAAAATATCGAGTCAATGACCCAGTTCAAGCAGATCATCGGGCGTGGGACCCGCATCCGCGAGGACTACGGCAAGCTATTCTTCACCATCATGGATTTCAAAGGTGCCACCCGTCTCTTTCAGGACAAGAACTTCGATGGCGAGCCGGTCATGATTTACGAGCCAAAGCCCGATGAACCCATCATCCCGCCAGATGACGGTGATACCGGGAGCGGCGTGGCTCGTGAAGATCCGCCGCCCTATGGCCCTGACGGCTCTGACGACGCAGTAGAAGGTGATGAGGACGAAGGTGAAGGCACGGATGGAGGCACTACCGGCGGTCGCGTCCGCTATGTCCTCGACGATGTCGCCGTAGGCCCTGGCGTCGAGCGCGCCAGCTACCTTGATGAGCACGGCAAGCTGATCACCGAGGACTATCGCGTCTATCTGAAGGGCGACATTCAAAAGGCCCTCCGCCGACAGTTCACCAGCCTTGACGATTTTCTCATCCGTTGGCACGAAGCCGAGCGCAAACAGGCCGTCATTGACGAACTCAAGGAGCACGGTATCCCACTTTTCATCCTCGCCCAGGCCGTGCCGAATGGCGCGGAGCTGGATGTTTTCGACCTCGTCGCGCATGTCGCCTTTGATGCCAAGCCACTCACCCGCAAGGAGCGGGCGGAGAAGGTGAAAAAGCGCAATTACTTTGCCAAATACGGTGACCAAGCCCGCGCGGTCCTCGAAGCCCTGCTGGAGAAATATGCCGACCACGGCATCGCCGACCTCGAAGACCCCGTCATTCTCGAACTTCCGCCTTTCTCGGAACTGGGAAGCAAGACTCACATCCGACGCGGCATCTTCGGTAGCAACGAAGCCTACTCCAAAGCCATCACCGAACTCGAACACGCCCTTTACGAGGGCCAGGCCGCCTGA
- a CDS encoding MFS transporter, whose protein sequence is MADPRNAALASVARPMASKREIFGWAMFDLANQAYTTLIITVVFGVIFTRVIVGDGPDYRLGNLLWSVSLAVSYALVILIAPICGAIMDHAAVKKRFLFASYLLTVISTACLYFVAPGQIALAMTLIIVSNFGYAVGESFIAGFLPSLGPPEKLGRISGFGWALGYVGGLLATGFVLLGLGGIAEDNFANLRFVGPLAALFFLVGAIPTFLWLREPRVQRASAGHGPVSSRLDYLRIGFNRMAWTLARLGRFRDLGLFLGSLFFAMAGLSIIISFAFIYGDQIIRWEPLYQMLMFVLTQITAACGAFLFGLLQDRIGAKRTYNLTLLLWIAAVAMIAATPQLTLMLNHLAGLSLQPQQVFLGAGCMAGFGLGSLQSSARALVGRLTPLGKAAEFFGFWGMTVKLAAIFGILGLGVLQVRFGLQLSVLLCLVFFVAALIIALTVNEQRGEVAARI, encoded by the coding sequence ATGGCTGACCCGCGAAACGCGGCGCTCGCATCCGTTGCGCGCCCCATGGCCTCCAAACGGGAAATCTTCGGCTGGGCCATGTTCGATCTGGCCAACCAGGCCTATACCACGCTGATCATCACCGTGGTCTTCGGGGTGATCTTCACCCGGGTGATCGTGGGCGACGGTCCGGACTACCGCCTGGGAAACCTGCTTTGGAGCGTTTCCCTGGCCGTGAGCTACGCCCTGGTGATCCTCATCGCCCCGATCTGCGGGGCGATCATGGACCATGCCGCGGTGAAGAAGCGGTTTCTGTTCGCCAGCTACCTCCTGACCGTGATTTCCACGGCCTGCCTGTACTTCGTCGCCCCAGGGCAGATCGCCCTGGCCATGACCCTGATCATCGTCTCCAATTTCGGCTACGCAGTGGGGGAATCCTTCATCGCCGGGTTCCTGCCCAGCCTGGGGCCGCCGGAAAAGCTCGGCCGGATCTCCGGGTTCGGCTGGGCCCTGGGATATGTGGGCGGGCTTCTGGCCACCGGCTTCGTGCTCTTGGGACTGGGCGGGATCGCGGAGGACAACTTCGCCAATCTGCGCTTCGTGGGTCCGCTGGCGGCCCTGTTCTTCCTGGTGGGCGCGATTCCCACCTTTCTCTGGCTCCGGGAACCGCGAGTTCAGCGGGCTAGCGCGGGCCATGGCCCGGTTTCATCCAGGCTGGACTATTTGCGCATCGGATTCAACCGCATGGCCTGGACCCTGGCCCGGCTGGGTCGGTTCCGGGATCTCGGCCTGTTCCTGGGCTCTCTGTTTTTCGCCATGGCCGGACTATCCATCATCATCAGCTTCGCCTTCATCTACGGAGACCAGATTATCCGCTGGGAGCCGCTGTATCAGATGCTGATGTTCGTCCTAACCCAGATCACCGCGGCCTGCGGCGCGTTCCTGTTCGGCCTGCTTCAGGACCGGATCGGGGCCAAGCGCACCTACAACCTGACCCTGCTGCTCTGGATCGCGGCAGTGGCCATGATCGCCGCCACGCCGCAACTGACCTTGATGCTCAACCATCTGGCCGGACTTTCATTGCAGCCCCAACAGGTCTTCCTTGGCGCGGGCTGCATGGCCGGATTCGGACTCGGTTCGCTCCAGTCCTCGGCCAGGGCCCTGGTGGGCCGACTGACGCCCCTGGGCAAGGCGGCGGAGTTTTTCGGCTTCTGGGGCATGACCGTCAAACTGGCGGCCATCTTCGGCATCCTGGGCCTGGGCGTGCTCCAGGTCCGGTTCGGATTGCAGCTCTCCGTGCTGCTCTGCCTGGTGTTTTTCGTCGCGGCCCTAATCATTGCCCTGACAGTGAACGAACAAAGAGGGGAGGTGGCGGCCCGAATTTGA